A genomic region of Ictidomys tridecemlineatus isolate mIctTri1 chromosome 10, mIctTri1.hap1, whole genome shotgun sequence contains the following coding sequences:
- the Dnaaf8 gene encoding dynein axonemal assembly factor 8 isoform X2, with product MSLAIMTSKDKDVAPTPSSPWDAILEAAKDQVPSLDSDSSLPVLVPVGLAIKPGSGQNARTLGLASQEGCSLETCAETSTLLQTAEETPMLPEGDLGTMSFNTKQFQSPPWDPQGEATLSPEGEVGIEPLSAAWQDSAKRRALRRERRKMIEKEMLHKVTWDALDPACRDQCQSTEPGLRSEAPSEGPREGQLVLSLQQLEEWDLDYILQSLPGREDKQGNGAPRTAWWAADLQQSQAHTASHSQDRLLEQLALLCAVQSGAPAPAQKLPADIPQDTEEQEARSRCASTKPGFQAEPCQKLADGMRLRMEPPTIFMDLRPAESPKPSDHQSSGSSSHSSTDSEEDEAERAALEAPHSPAQQAATLSQDFRSCTCKSQLLQQLRAFRKGTALPQEPARKGTGGQKALEDATERKEQVKLSTEGKSTQTRLQGGHPRALGDPLEPESAREILVPPLGQL from the exons CCAGTTCTGGTGCCTGTGGGACTTGCCATCAAACCTGGGAGTGGACAGAATGCAAGGACACTGGGCCTGGCTTCTCAGGAAGGCTGCTCTCTTGAGACCTGTGCTGAGACCAGCACTCTTCTTCAAACGGCAGAGGAGACCCCCATGTTGCCGGAAGGTGACCTTGGGACCATGTCCTTCAACACCAAACAATTCCAGAGTCCTCCCTGGGACCCACAGGGAGAAGCCACCCTATCCCCTGAAGGAGAGGTGGGGATAGAGCCTCTGAGTGCTGCCTGGCAAGACTCTGCAAAACGCAGAGCCCTccggagagagaggagaaagatgaTAGAGAAGGAAATGCTCCACAAAGTAACCTGGGATGCCCTGGACCCAGCCTGCAGGGACCAGTGTCAGTCTACTGAGCCAGGTCTCAGGTCAGAGGCACCATCAGAGGGACCTCGGGAAGGACAACTGGTGCTCTCACTCCAG CAACTTGAAGAGTGGGATTTGGATTATATCCTTCAGAGTCTGCCAGGGCGAGAAGACAAGCAGGGAAATGGTGCACCCAGAACTGCATGGTGGGCAGCTGACCTCCAGCAGAGCCAAG CCCATACTGCATCACACTCCCAGGACAGGCTCCTGGAACAGCTGGCTCTCCTGTGTGCTGTACAATCcggagcccctgcccctgcccagaaGCTGCCTGCTGACATACCCCAAGACACAGAGGAGCAGGAGGCCAGAAGCAG ATGTGCCTCTACGAAGCCAGGCTTCCAGGCTGAGCCCTGCCAGAAGCTGGCTGACGGCatgaggctgaggatggagcctccCACCATCTTCATGGATCTGCGGCCGGCAGAGTCTCCAAAGCCATCTGACCACCAGTCCTCAGGaag CTCCAGTCACAGCTCCACTGACAGcgaggaggatgaggcagagaGAGCAGCTCTGGAAGCCCCGCATAGCCCAGCACAGCAGGCAGCTACACTCTCCCAGGATTTTCG GAGCTGTACTTGCAAGAGTCAGCTTCTCCAGCAGCTGAGAGCATTTCGGAAGGGGACAGCTCTGCCCCAAGAACCTGCCAGGAAGGGGACAGGTGGCCAGAAAGCCCTTGAAGATGCAACTGAGAGGAAGGAACAAGTGAAACTCAGCACTGAGGGAAAGAGCACCCAGACCAGACTCCAAGGAGGACATCCCAGGGCCCTGGGGGACCCTCTTGAGCCAGAGTCAGCTAGGGAGATCCTGGTGCCTCCTCTAGGCCAACTATAG
- the Septin12 gene encoding septin-12: MTGAIGTAVPGPMDPLRRSFSPCSSRPSSPRTPPCEASDSVGIEAVLDQLKIKAMKMGFEFNIMVVGQSGLGKSTMVNTLFKSKVWKSSLPGLGTPMPQTLQLHSVTHVIEEKGVKLKLTVTDTPGFGDQINNDKCWDPILGYINEQYERYLQEEILITRQRHIPDTRVHCCVYFVPPTGHCLRPLDIEFLQRLCRTVNVVPVIARADSLTIEEREAFRSRIQEDLRNHCIDVYPQKCFDEDINDRILNSKIRERIPFAVVGADREHMVNGRCVLGRKTKWGIVEVENMAHCEFPLLRDLLIRSHLQDLKDITHNVHYENYRVVRLNESHLLPSGPGWVNLGPASTQQLTTPAPLKVRRRVQEDPKDEF; the protein is encoded by the exons ATGACAGGCGCCATCGGCACCGCTGTGCCTGGGCCCATGGATCCCCTGAGGCGATCTTTCTCCCCGTGCTCCTCGCGACCCTCAAGCCCCAGGACCCCGCCCTGCGAGGCCTCTGACTCTGTGGGCATCGAGGCTGTGCTGGACCAACTGAAGATCAAGGCCATGAAGATGGGGTTTGAGTTCAACATCATGGTGGTGG GGCAGAGCGGGCTGGGCAAGTCCACCATGGTGAACACCCTGTTCAAGTCCAAGGTGTGGAAGTCGAGCCTGCCGGGCCTGGGGACGCCCATGCCACAGACGTTGCAGCTGCACTCGGTGACCCACG TCATCGAGGAGAAGGGCGTGAAGCTGAAGCTCACCGTGACCGACACACCTGGCTTCGGGGACCAGATCAACAACGACAAGTG CTGGGACCCGATTCTGGGCTACATCAACGAGCAGTACGAACGGTACCTGCAAGAGGAGATCCTCATCACCCGGCAGCGCCACATCCCCGACACCCGGGTGCACTGCTGCGTGTACTTCGTGCCGCCCACTGGCCACTG CCTGCGGCCCCTGGACATCGAGTTCCTGCAGAGACTGTGCCGGACTGTGAATGTGGTGCCCGTGATTGCCCGGGCTGACAGCCTGACCATTGAGGAGCGAGAGGCCTTCAGGAGTAGG ATCCAGGAAGACCTGAGAAATCACTGCATTGATGTGTACCCACAGAAATGCTTCGACGAGGACATCAATGACAGGATCCTCAACAGCAAGATTCGG GAGCGGATCCCTTTCGCCGTGGTCGGTGCAGACCGAGAGCACATGGTAAACGGGAGGTGCGTGCTGGGCCGGAAGACCAAGTGGGGCATCGTGGAAG TGGAGAATATGGCGCACTGTGAGTTTCCTCTCCTGAGAGATCTGCTCATCCG CTCCCACCTCCAAGACCTGAAGGACATCACCCACAACGTCCACTATGAGAACTACCGAGTCGTCAGGCTCAACGAGAGCCACCTGTTGCCCAGCGGGCCGGGCTGGGTGAACCTGGGCCCCGCCTCCACCCAACAGCTGACCACCCCTGCACCCCTGAAGGTCCGAAGGCGGGTCCAAGAGGATCCCAAGGATGAGTTCTAA
- the Smim22 gene encoding small integral membrane protein 22, whose protein sequence is MGLSAEELRQELEVTAQEVLGRLKSRHLFQSEWDTAAFVVFLIFMGTVLFLLLLVIAHCCCHCCCSSPRKVKERPQGVDNLALEP, encoded by the exons ATGGGCCTGTCTGCggaggagctgaggcaggagctggAGGTCACAGCCCAGGAAGTGCTGGGGAGACTGAAGAGCCGCCACCTGTTCCAGTCCGAGTGGGACACCGCTGCCTTTGTGGTCTTCCTCATCTTCATGG GCACCGTGCTgttcctgctgctgctggtcaTTGCCCActgctgctgccactgctgctgctCCTCCCCCAGGAAGGTGAAG GAGAGACCTCAGGGAGTGGACAACTTGGCCCTGGAACCTTAA